From Topomyia yanbarensis strain Yona2022 chromosome 1, ASM3024719v1, whole genome shotgun sequence, one genomic window encodes:
- the LOC131687400 gene encoding kelch-like protein 41b, producing MPRTESLLNSKTMSDVTFTVGSSKHQIYAHKMILMNASDHFLDLFENSQITEISLEDVAPNIVLEILRFLYCEKINLTSDNSRKIFLQAKKWSLGKVMEAVANFLKQSIDSQNVLKMLMENRFYELKTVEEMCLQIICDNPFHYFEHNDYWLLDRESLKLIVTAKTINCSKDQLMEIVDKRAYNDNLDFADLRVAIESSNPLFACNQLRFFGTLKKEYTSRTDFCFTSSNPHFSGITLIGIGVLFKTREQNVKITVNGTFIRKTYAFRNPCVDTVNIVDIFFKHYDIKFDHSVSFFITFHPEVEDLCLDSPKTYHSHIGVEQNDPCSPIAHFYYKNIEQKS from the coding sequence ATGCCAAGAACGGAGTCCCTGTTGAACAGTAAAACCATGTCGGATGTCACCTTTACAGTGGGATCCAGCAAACATCAAATTTACGCTCATAAGATGATCCTGATGAACGCCTCGGATCATTTTCTCGACCTGTTTGAAAATTCGCAGATCACCGAGATTTCACTGGAAGACGTTGCGCCGAACATTGTCCTGGAGATACTACGTTTTCTGTACTGTGAGAAAATCAATCTCACCTCGGACAATAGTCGTAAAATTTTCTTACAAGCGAAGAAATGGTCCCTGGGAAAGGTGATGGAAGCGGTTGCGAACTTTCTGAAACAAAGCATCGACTCGCAAAATGTGCTTAAGATGCTGATGGAAAATCGATTCTACGAATTGAAGACTGTTGAGGAGATGTGTTTGCAAATAATTTGCGATAATCCTTTTCATTACTTCGAGCATAACGATTATTGGTTGCTGGACCGCGAATCGCTCAAACTGATCGTTACTGCTAAGACCATCAATTGTTCCAAAGATCAATTGATGGAGATTGTGGATAAAAGGGCGTACAACGATAATTTGGATTTCGCTGATTTGAGAGTAGCTATCGAAAGCTCTAATCCATTGTTTGCCTGTAATCAACTAAGATTCTTTGGAACACTCAAAAAGGAGTATACTTCCAGAACAGACTTTTGCTTTACTTCGTCTAATCCTCATTTCAGCGGTATAACATTGATCGGAATAGGAGTACTTTTCAAAACGCGCGaacaaaatgtcaaaataacCGTTAATGGAACATTTATCAGAAAAACTTATGCATTCAGAAACCCCTGCGTAGATACAGTGAACATTGTTGATATTTTCTTTAAGCATTATGACATAAAATTTGACCATTCGGTTTCGTTTTTTATTACCTTTCATCCAGAGGTAGAAGATTTATGCTTGGATTCTCCCAAAACGTACCACAGCCACATCGGAGTAGAACAGAATGACCCGTGTTCACCTATCGCCCATTTCTACTATAAAAACATCGAGCAAAAGTCTTAA